A single region of the Malaclemys terrapin pileata isolate rMalTer1 chromosome 4, rMalTer1.hap1, whole genome shotgun sequence genome encodes:
- the LOC128835570 gene encoding LOW QUALITY PROTEIN: apoptosis-associated speck-like protein containing a CARD (The sequence of the model RefSeq protein was modified relative to this genomic sequence to represent the inferred CDS: substituted 1 base at 1 genomic stop codon) yields MEMVPGFQADVAIPRPGAQSGGPVSAEGGHFVDRHRAELIQRVSMVDGVLDMLCGTVLDNEQYQSIXAERSNLEKMRKLYEFMPSWNRGCKDRLYQVLKAKHKFLIEELEGK; encoded by the exons atggagatGGTGCCAg GCTTCCAAGCAGATGTGGCTATCCCCAGGCCCGGAGCACAGTCAGGAGGCCCAGTCAGTGCTGAAG GGGGACATTTTGTGGACCGGCACCGAGCAGAGCTGATTCAACGGGTCTCTATGGTGGATGGGGTCCTGGACATGCTGTGTGGCACCGTGCTGGATAATGAGCAGTACCAGAGCATCTGAGCCGAGAGAAGCAACCTGGAGAAGATGCGGAAGCTGTATGAGTTCATGCCGAGCTGGAACCGGGGCTGCAAGGACCGGCTCTACCAGGTGCTGAAGGCCAAGCACAAGTTCCTCATTGAAGAGCTCGAGGGGAAATGA